A single Montipora foliosa isolate CH-2021 chromosome 7, ASM3666993v2, whole genome shotgun sequence DNA region contains:
- the LOC138011785 gene encoding potassium voltage-gated channel protein Shal-like: MAHRLRFSTPEKRNRIVLNVSGHRFTTDRSSLMRYPHTLLGSHMLACFFDEVKQEYFFDRDPHLFRYILNYYRSGKLHSSPDDCPVAFRDELEFFGIPLCELSDCCGLNTNTDDKDKRPCHYAVRKTSVNTVQSAPGNYVGWKKCGSEIRTRNSMDSAEPRRAVRGANRQHLSYSRTGKSLEISSTKRQHLTQLTRLKHRSLSENATDDFGSAHKCVTNCKRRLWKTDMGEDFLRALNYAYGLFIILSVATTTVETVDCEKGIKCLELHPNLFSILDAMFVAVFTLEFLIRFGFSKNRCVFMKQIFNIIDLVAILPYYISLIVSIFINTEGISLLITLRVLRVSRIMKLSRGSTRLQSLMYTLRNCSTDLLFLYFTFTLGILLFASVLYYVERLENPDNFNSIPQSLWYTCVTMMTTGYGDVVPLTTLGKIIGGLCCVCGVVIMSLPIPIMQDKKVIVRR, translated from the exons ATGGCTCACCGTCTAAGGTTTAGTACCCCAGAAAAAAGGAATCGAATCGTTTTAAACGTCAGCGGACATCGTTTTACGACAGATAGAAGTTCGTTGATGCGCTATCCACATACTTTACTCGGAAGCCACATGTTAGCTTGCTTCTTCGACGAAGTTAAACAGGAATATTTCTTCGATAGAGATCCTCATTTATTTCGCTACATATTGAATTATTATCGAAGCGGGAAGCTGCATTCTTCGCCGGACGACTGTCCCGTTGCTTTTAGGGATGAGCTGGAGTTTTTCGGGATTCCACTTTGCGAGCTTTCGGATTGTTGCGGGTTAAATACTAATACAGACGATAAAGATAAGCGTCCTTGCCATTATGCCGTGAGGAAAACCAGCGTAAATACTGTGCAAAGTGCCCCAGGCAACTATGTGGGTTGGAAGAAATGCGGCAGTGAAATCCGAACTAGGAATTCCATGGATAGTGCAGAACCTAGAAGAGCGGTCCGTGGAGCAAATCGACAACACCTGTCGTATTCGAGGACTGGTAAAAGTCTCGAGATCTCCTCAACAAAACGGCAACATTTGACGCAATTAACCCGACTTAAACACAGAAGTCTAAGTGAAAATGCAACCGATGATTTTGGAAGTGCTCACAAATGCGTAACAAATTGCAAACGTCGACTTTGGAAAACTGACATGGGCGAGGATTTTCTAAGGGCCTTGAACTATGCATATGGATTGTTTATCATCCTCAGTGTTGCAACGACAACTGTAGAAACCGTCGATTGCGAGAAAGGAATCAAATGCCTGGAATTGCACCCAAATCTATTTTCTATTCTGGATGCCATGTTTGTGGCTGTTTTCACGTTGGAGTTCCTCATACGTTTTGGTTTCTCCAAAAACCGCTGTGTGTTCATGAAACAAATCTTCAACATAATTGACCTCGTAGCCATACTACCGTATTATATTTCCCTCATTGTCTCTATATTCATCAATACAGAGGGTATTTCGTTGCTTATCACTCTCAGAGTTTTACGGGTTAGTCGAATCATGAAGCTATCAAGAGGTTCAACCAGACTTCAATCGCTTATGTACACGCTTAGAAACTGTTCCACTGATCTGCTGTTTTTGTATTTTACGTTTACACTCGGAATACTGTTATTTGCCAGTGTGCTGTATTACGTGGAAAGACTTGAAAATCCGGACAACTTTAACAGCATCCCGCAATCACTTTGGTACACCTGTGTTACGATGATGACAACAGG GTACGGTGATGTGGTGCCTCTTACAACTTTAGGAAAGATCATTGGCGGTCTGTGTTGCGTGTGTGGAGTGGTGATAATGTCACTTCCGATACCAATTATGCAGGACAAGAAAGTCATTGTGAGGAGATAG
- the LOC138011786 gene encoding A-type voltage-gated potassium channel KCND3-like, with protein sequence MTLQSKTKLDKLRTGKVDKKVTLNVSGHRFCTWDSTLKKYPNTLLGSDAIKFFFDNDRKEYFLDRDPHMFRYILNFYRDGKLHLSNEDCVGAFREELLFYGINVENINDCCLEEFSNLSKKIHMNEQQTQKCECAEVQRLKKKSFLRKWLWNLLENTETTLMGKCVQSFIVILIYLSVVGTIVETERCCKELTCLEKYPRVFFAFDAFCMSVFTLEYILRLYAADNRWRFIINKMNVVDLLAVAPFYVILLFKHFAPSSSSAVENASGLMVLRMLRVFRIFKLSRHSKHMRQMGRALKRAVFDLGFLFFAFLLMNILFSSVLYYIEQMNSDETKFKSIPDSMWYSTITMMTVGYGDMIPITVLGKILGSVCCLSGIIMLTLPIPILQEGTTRTKESKLPPTD encoded by the exons ATGACTCTTCAGTCAAAAACCAAACTTGATAAATTGAGAACGGGGAAAGTCGACAAGAAAGTCACTTTAAATGTCAGCGGGCATAGGTTTTGTACGTGGGATAGCACACTCAAAAAATATCCCAATACTTTGCTGGGCAGCGATGCCATCAAGTTTTTCTTCGACAACGAcagaaaagaatattttttggaCAGAGATCCACACATGTTCAGATACATCCTCAATTTTTACCGCGATGGAAAGTTACATCTCTCAAACGAGGACTGTGTAGGTGCATTTCGTGAAGAGCTGCTCTTCTATGGTATTAACGTTGAAAATATCAACGATTGTTGTCTAGAAGAGTTCAGCAATCTCTCCAAGAAGATACACATGAACGAACAGCAAACTCAAAAGTGTGAATGCGCCGAAGTTCAAAGACTTAAAAAGAAATCGTTTCTTCGAAAATGGTTATGGAATCTGCTGGAAAACACTGAAACGACTCTTATGGGAAAATGCGTTCAGAGTTTTATCGTTATTCTAATTTACCTTAGTGTCGTGGGCACTATTGTCGAAACAGAACGATGCTGCAAGGAGTTGACATGCTTGGAAAAATATCCAAGGGTTTTCTTTGCATTCGATGCCTTTTGTATGAGCGTATTTACTTTGGAGTATATTCTGAGATTATACGCCGCCGACAACCGTTGGAGGTTTATCATAAACAAGATGAATGTTGTGGATTTACTGGCCGTCGCTCCATTTTACGTGATACTCTTGTTTAAGCATTTTGCCCCCTCATCTTCATCCGCTGTGGAGAACGCCAGCGGTCTTATGGTTCTGCGCATGCTTAGAGTGTTTCGAATATTCAAGCTTTCTCGTCATTCGAAACATATGAGGCAGATGGGAAGAGCGCTCAAACGCGCAGTGTTTGACCTAGGGTTCTTATTTTTCGCGTTCTTGTTaatgaatattttgttttctagTGTATTATATTATATTGAGCAGATGAATTCTGACGAAACAAAATTCAAGAGCATTCCAGACAGCATGTGGTACTCCACAATCACGATGATGACTGTAGG CTACGGCGACATGATTCCGATCACAGTTCTTGGCAAGATCTTAGGTTCTGTCTGTTGTCTGTCTGGAATAATTATGTTGACTTTGCCAATACCAATCTTACAAGAAGGAACTACGAGGACGAAAGAGTCAAAACTGCCACCCACTGATTAA